CGGTGCGAGGAGCCTTGGGGGGCGCGCTTCCCGCGGGCCACGTCGCCGTCGCGGGCCGGGCGGCCTTCGCCGGCGGCACGTGCCGGGCGCCGGGCGCCGCCAGCCTGGGGCTGGCCTTCGCGGCGCTCCGAGCGGTTGCCCAGCACGGGTCCGTCGGAGGAGACGCGTCCGCGCCCTCCCCGTCCGCCACGGCCACCGGCCGAGGGTGCTGCGCCGCGGCGGGCGCGCTTGCGCTCGGCGTTGGCGCCGGTGGACTGGCCGTCGCCCTGCGCGGGCTGCTTGGCCGCCAGCAGTGCTGCCCGGGTGCGCGGGTCAATCTTGTCCGCAACGTCGCCCACCAGTGTGGCGATGACCGTCGAACTGGCGGTGACGCGCTCAAAGTTCACGTCCACGCCGGCGGCGCGCATGAGCTTCTTGACGTCGCCCTGCTGCTCCGGCAGCGTCAGGGTGACCACCACGCCGTCGGAGCCGGCACGGGCCGTGCGGCCGGAACGGTGCAGGTACGCCTTGTGCTCCGTGGGCGGGTCGACGTGTATGACCAGTTCAATGTCGTCCACATGCACGCCGCGGGCGGCAACGTCGGTGGCGACCAGGACGCGGACGCCGCCGGTGGAGAACTCGGCCAGGTTCCGGTCGCGGGCGTTCTGCGACAGGTTCCCGTGCAGGTCGACGGCGGGGATGCCGGCGTCGGTCAGGGTCTTGGCCAGCTTGCGGGCGTGGTGCTTGGTGCGCATGAACAGGATGCGGCGCCCGGCTCCCGAAGCCAATTCAACGAGAACCTGCTTCTTGACGGTCTGGTCATTGACCACCAGCACGTGGTGCTCCATGGTGGAAACGGCGGCCTTGGCCTCGTCCACCGAGTGCGTGAGCTGGTTGGAGAGGTAGCGCTGGACAATCTTGTCCACACCGTTGTCCAGCGTGGCGGAGAACAGCATGCGCTGGCCCTGGGTGGGCGTGGTGTCCAACAGGCGCTTGACGACGGGCAGGAAGCCGAGGTCGGCCATGTGGTCGGCCTCGTCCAGGACCGTGATCTCCACGCTTTCCAGCGAGACGATGCGCTGCTTCATCAGGTCTTCAAGGCGGCCCGGGC
This genomic stretch from Arthrobacter dokdonellae harbors:
- a CDS encoding DEAD/DEAH box helicase, whose amino-acid sequence is MTTFAALGAPKEIVASLASNGIEEAFPIQVKTLPDTLAGRDVLGRGRTGSGKTIAFAIPLVARLAEREAPYFRKPGRPLGLVLAPTRELATQLNNAIEPLAKAMGLNTTVIYGGVSQARQEKALRAGVDIVIACPGRLEDLMKQRIVSLESVEITVLDEADHMADLGFLPVVKRLLDTTPTQGQRMLFSATLDNGVDKIVQRYLSNQLTHSVDEAKAAVSTMEHHVLVVNDQTVKKQVLVELASGAGRRILFMRTKHHARKLAKTLTDAGIPAVDLHGNLSQNARDRNLAEFSTGGVRVLVATDVAARGVHVDDIELVIHVDPPTEHKAYLHRSGRTARAGSDGVVVTLTLPEQQGDVKKLMRAAGVDVNFERVTASSTVIATLVGDVADKIDPRTRAALLAAKQPAQGDGQSTGANAERKRARRGAAPSAGGRGGRGGRGRVSSDGPVLGNRSERREGQPQAGGARRPARAAGEGRPARDGDVARGKRAPQGSSHRNDAPRAASRGTGSAAVWSSNTGGTSGGSFNAAAGGSGRPARSGGARRASAPASNQRRGR